The following proteins are co-located in the Solanum pennellii chromosome 1, SPENNV200 genome:
- the LOC107021288 gene encoding LOB domain-containing protein 1-like codes for MADYSSCSTENRNLFTPCAACKCLRRRCLEDCLLKPYFPPNEPMKFIVAHKIFGASNIIKVLQDLPATQRGDAVNSLVYEANARMRDPIYGSAGVISHLHDQMTKLQAQVALAQAQISNLQSQNANLMTLIPYQQSLSDHHYTFQNSTPLSYDNNTDIWHLGDTTWNSFWS; via the exons ATGGCTGATTATTCTTCTTGTTCAACAGAAAATAGAAATTTGTTTACTCCTTGTGCTGCGTGTAAATGTCTACGTCGCCGATGTTTGGAAGATTGCCTGTTAAAGCCTTACTTTCCACCAAATGAGCCCATGAAATTCATCGTCGctcataaaatatttggagcaaGCAACATCATCAAGGTGCTGCAG GATCTTCCAGCAACACAACGAGGAGATGCAGTTAATAGCCTTGTTTATGAAGCAAATGCAAGGATGAGAGATCCAATATATGGGAGTGCTGGTGTAATTTCCCATCTTCATGACCAAATGACTAAACTCCAAGCACAAGTTGCTCTGGCTCAAGCTCAAATCTCTAATTTACAATCTCAAAATGCTAATTTGATGACTTTAATACCCTACCAACAATCATTATCAGATCACCATTatacatttcaaaattcaaCCCCTTTGTCATATGATAATAATACTGATATTTGGCATCTAGGTGACAcaacttggaactctttctGGTCATGA